The following are encoded together in the Planococcus antarcticus DSM 14505 genome:
- a CDS encoding NAD-dependent epimerase/dehydratase family protein, which yields MILITGFTGNTGSLVLKRLLKITSPQEIVGLTRESISEEYYNIHNFIGDLSNPASINELFSKYPIDSIIHIANIKYSPLLLKKASEFRVKKVILIHTTGVYSKYRSYSSLYEKIEQEILENSYINTNYIILRPTMIYGNHRDHNMHKLINFINKSPLFPVFGDGSALMQPVHVEDLADVTISAYQSELVLNEDFDISGGSIVTYNEVLSYIINGLDKKTKLVHIPIKLAILGAKIIKRVVLKPIISVEQVERLQEDKAYSHEKAKKLLDYYPRSFETGILQEIELLKDKGIVK from the coding sequence ATGATTTTAATTACTGGATTTACTGGAAACACAGGATCATTAGTTTTAAAAAGATTATTGAAAATAACAAGCCCACAAGAAATAGTCGGTTTAACTAGAGAATCAATATCAGAAGAGTATTATAATATACATAATTTTATTGGGGATTTAAGCAATCCAGCATCAATTAATGAACTGTTTTCTAAATATCCTATCGATTCAATTATTCATATAGCTAATATCAAATACTCACCACTTTTATTGAAAAAAGCAAGTGAATTTAGAGTGAAAAAAGTAATTCTTATTCATACTACTGGAGTATATTCAAAATATAGAAGTTATAGTTCTTTGTATGAAAAAATAGAACAAGAAATTTTAGAGAATTCGTATATTAATACAAATTATATTATTTTGCGCCCAACAATGATATATGGTAATCATAGGGACCATAATATGCATAAACTAATTAATTTCATCAATAAAAGCCCGCTGTTCCCCGTATTCGGTGATGGGTCAGCATTGATGCAGCCAGTACACGTTGAAGATTTGGCGGACGTTACTATATCAGCCTATCAATCTGAATTGGTACTTAATGAGGATTTTGATATATCAGGAGGAAGTATTGTAACTTACAATGAAGTCTTATCATATATAATTAATGGATTGGATAAGAAGACAAAATTGGTTCATATACCTATAAAACTTGCTATTCTGGGTGCAAAAATTATCAAAAGAGTTGTGTTAAAACCCATTATATCTGTTGAACAGGTTGAACGCTTGCAAGAAGATAAGGCATATTCTCATGAAAAAGCTAAAAAATTATTGGATTATTATCCACGAAGTTTTGAAACTGGAATTTTACAAGAAATAGAGCTTCTAAAGGATAAGGGAATAGTCAAATGA
- a CDS encoding nucleotide sugar dehydrogenase, protein MNRKIGIVGLGYVGLPVAVAFGKEHHIVGFDINANRISTLIGGTDYTNEVTDAELKEVNIDFTADALKLKDTDFIIVAVPTPINEHNQPDLTPLVKATETVAKNITKGTIVVFESTVYPGATEEVCVPVLERFSGLKCGTDFFVGYSPERINPGDKEHTFTTITKVVSGQTPEVLDVVADTYASVVKAGVHKASSIKVAEAAKVIENTQRDVNIALMNELALIFDLLNIDTAEVLAAAGTKWNFLNFSPGLVGGHCIGVDPYYLTHKAQAVGYQPDVILAGRRINDELGKYIARTLVKKLIKQGIGVQGAKVTVLGLTFKENVPDLRNSKVIDVIRELQEYDIEVQVTDAEAGSKEAEREYGVTLIPYDELEKADAVVLAVPHRDYVQKSWATIQSLLKNDKGILVDIKSILPLHEKPNNIELWRL, encoded by the coding sequence ATGAATCGAAAAATTGGTATTGTAGGTTTAGGGTATGTAGGATTGCCAGTAGCAGTAGCTTTTGGAAAAGAACATCACATTGTAGGGTTTGATATTAATGCAAACCGCATCTCTACTTTAATAGGTGGAACTGACTACACAAACGAAGTAACTGACGCAGAATTGAAAGAAGTAAATATTGATTTTACAGCGGATGCTTTAAAATTAAAAGATACAGATTTTATCATTGTGGCTGTACCTACACCTATTAACGAGCATAACCAGCCGGATCTGACACCTCTTGTTAAGGCAACGGAAACTGTTGCTAAAAACATAACTAAAGGAACAATAGTAGTTTTTGAATCAACAGTTTATCCTGGCGCCACTGAAGAAGTATGTGTGCCGGTACTTGAAAGATTTTCAGGATTAAAATGTGGTACTGACTTTTTTGTAGGCTATTCACCAGAGCGTATTAACCCAGGTGACAAAGAGCATACTTTTACTACGATTACCAAGGTAGTTTCAGGACAAACTCCTGAAGTGCTTGATGTTGTCGCAGATACGTATGCCAGTGTAGTTAAGGCGGGAGTTCATAAAGCAAGTTCAATTAAAGTAGCAGAGGCTGCAAAAGTTATTGAAAATACGCAACGTGATGTAAACATTGCATTAATGAATGAATTGGCTTTGATCTTCGACCTTCTTAATATAGATACTGCTGAAGTACTGGCGGCTGCTGGAACTAAATGGAATTTCCTTAACTTTTCACCAGGTCTAGTTGGAGGACATTGTATTGGAGTAGATCCATATTATTTAACACATAAAGCCCAAGCTGTAGGATACCAACCAGATGTTATTTTAGCAGGACGCCGGATAAATGATGAGCTTGGCAAATATATTGCGAGAACATTAGTGAAAAAGCTAATCAAGCAGGGTATTGGTGTTCAAGGTGCAAAAGTTACTGTGTTAGGGCTGACGTTTAAAGAAAATGTTCCAGATTTGCGCAACTCCAAAGTAATTGATGTGATTCGTGAACTGCAGGAATATGATATTGAAGTACAAGTGACAGATGCAGAAGCTGGTTCAAAAGAAGCGGAGCGAGAATATGGAGTGACGTTAATTCCATATGATGAGCTGGAAAAAGCCGATGCTGTAGTGCTTGCTGTTCCTCACAGAGATTATGTTCAAAAGAGCTGGGCTACAATACAGTCACTACTGAAAAATGATAAAGGAATACTCGTTGATATAAAAAGTATTTTGCCGCTGCATGAAAAACCTAACAACATTGAATTGTGGAGATTATAA